A genomic region of Arachis hypogaea cultivar Tifrunner chromosome 5, arahy.Tifrunner.gnm2.J5K5, whole genome shotgun sequence contains the following coding sequences:
- the LOC112801376 gene encoding uncharacterized protein produces MSEEGRHGEVKAHLISDSYSLLKRKACRSTQQREREKEKRERAMDSSESHMATLPEDDADSDHPQQTSPSAFDSVPQRPPSNKSSLEKYLPVDWSIYFDKEQDVAIPNSNDVFHVYMAGTEGPVVFCLHGGGYSGLSFALSASKIKEKARVVAMDFRGHGKSVSDNDLDLSVETMCNDVIAVIKQLYGESPPAIILVGHSMGGSIAVHVAARRSLSTLAGLVVVDVVEGTAMASLIHMQKILSSRVQHFSSLEKAIEWSVRGGSLRNVDSARVSIPSTLKYDDSKKCYVYRTELEKTEQYWKEWYEGLSDKFLSCPVPKLLLLAGTDRLDKSLTIGQMQGKFQMIVVRHTGHAIQEDSPEEFANLVINFISRNRIGPHGVEIPGLRKPAFSKP; encoded by the exons ATGTCAGAAGAGGGAAGACATGGCGAAGTGAAAGCACATTTGATATCAGACTCATACTCTCTGCTAAAAAGAAAAGCTTGCAGATCGACAcaacaaagagaaagagaaaaagaaaagagagagagagcgatGGATTCCTCTGAATCTCACATGGCTACCCTCCCTGAAGATGACGCTGACTCCGATCATCCCCAACAAACTTCCCCCTCAGCTTTCGATTCCGTTCCTCAACGGCCTCCCTCAAATAA GAGTTCCTTGGAGAAATATTTACCTGTAGATTGGTCCATCTACTTTGATAAAGAACAAGATGTTGCTATTCCCAATTCCAATGAC GTATTTCATGTGTACATGGCAGGAACTGAGGGACCCGTTGTGTTTTGTTTACATGGTGGTGGTTATTCTGG GCTTTCATTTGCTTTATCTGCAAGTAAAATTAAGGAAAAAGCTAGGGTAGTTGCAATGGACTTCCGAGGTCATGGGAAGTCAGTGTCAGATAATGATCTTGACTTATCTGTAGAG ACCATGTGCAATGATGTAATAGCTGTTATAAAGCAATTATATGGAGAATCCCCACCAGCAATTATCCTTGTTGGTCACAG CATGGGAGGGTCAATTGCTGTGCATGTTGCTGCAAGGAGATCATTGTCTACCTTGGCTGGGTTGGTAGTTGTGGATGTTGTAGAG GGAACAGCAATGGCTTCGCTAATTCATATGCAGAAAATCCTATCAAGTAGGGTGCAACATTTTTCTAGTCTTGAAAAAGCT ATTGAATGGAGTGTCAGGGGTGGCTCGTTAAGGAATGTTGATTCTGCTCGTGTTTCAATCCCCAGCACCTTAAAGTATGATGATTCAAAGAAATG TTATGTTTACCGCACAGAGCTGGAGAAGACTGAACAATATTGGAAAGAATG GTATGAAGGTCTCTCGGATAAATTTTTGTCGTGTCCGGTTCCAAAGCTGCTGTTATTAGCAGGAACAGATAGATTGGACAA GTCTCTCACAATCGGTCAAATGCAAGGGAAGTTTCAAATGATAGTTGTCAGACATACGGGGCATGCTATTCAG GAAGATTCACCTGAAGAATTTGCAAATCTGGTTATAAACTTTATTTCTCGCAACCGAATAGGCCCTCATGGAGTTGAG ATACCTGGCCTCCGCAAGCCAGCCTTTTCAAAACCCTGA
- the LOC112801377 gene encoding cytochrome c, producing the protein MASFDQAPPGDSKSGEKIFKTKCAQCHTVEKGAGHKQGPNLNGLFGRQSGTTTGYSYSAANKSMAVTWEEKTLYDYLLNPKKYIPGTKMVFPGLKKPQERADLIAYLKESTAQ; encoded by the exons ATGGCGTCTTTTGACCAGGCACCTCCCGGCGACTCCAAGTCCGGCGAGAAAATCTTCAAGACCAAGTGCGCTCAGTGCCACACCGTCGAGAAAGGTGCCGGCCACAAACAAG GACCCAATCTGAATGGTTTGTTTGGAAGGCAGTCAGGCACTACTACTGGATACTCCTATTCTGCTGCTAACAAGAGCATGGCTGTGACTTGGGAGGAAAAGACCCTATATGATTACTTGCTTAATCCCAAAAAG TATATTCCAGGGACAAAGATGGTGTTTCCAGGTCTTAAGAAACCCCAGGAACGCGCTGATCTTATTGCATATCTGAAAGAATCAACTGCACAGtaa